From Astyanax mexicanus isolate ESR-SI-001 chromosome 11, AstMex3_surface, whole genome shotgun sequence, the proteins below share one genomic window:
- the slc23a3 gene encoding solute carrier family 23 member 3 — protein sequence MVALDRQKRMDICGQQDSEDVGEANRLNRLRVLYSPPFLLNIALALQHVLVQASLCALVVGALVEEAERERMAGSVFFNSGICTLLQSYFGTRLPLVQAPSLDFLVPALVLLSAQTGTPAVCRGQCEKSNEIEGPTHPVREFQGMAVVAGLVQLLVGWSGVGGALLGCCGPLVLTPVLCMLGFSVYREAALLCSDHWGLALLTVVLLVFLSQHLRFCFLPACLKFPQCPIFSMLSVLLSVLLVWAVFLALFYYGHISPHSVPELLLENTRFNASQTEKRGILNSSRLLFTDSTTPWLILPVPGDLGLPLLSGRSIAAGVAAGLSSSISSQAVYVLAARLLKAPTPPAQACNRGLSVEGLGSVLAGLMGAPVGLCSSVANACTLGLSQCGSRGSVQLAGVMLLVLGVFLRLTQLLTSIPLAIHGAVLSVTYTVAAGTGITYLQYTDVDSGRNLFNTGFTVFMSLVLLHWFSIRPGFINTGVPGLDVFLQSCLMLPVLVVGVLAFFLEHTVSGTLSERGLEQDQSTKMIYSLADQLEGASQSQEAVYSPPEVVRRVMGLSALRIVPFCACRSSDVQKTRVTSPETSTLLPQ from the exons ATGGTGGCACTGGACAGACAGAAGCGGATGGATATATGTGGTCAGCAGGACTCTGAGGATGTGGGAGAAGCAAACAGACTAAATAGACTCAGAGTGCTCTACAGTCCTCCATTTCTGCTGAACATCGCTCTGGCTCTGCAG cATGTTCTGGTGCAGGCCTCTCTGTGTGCGCTGGTGGTGGGGGCGTTGGTGGAGGAAGCTGAGAGGGAACGAATGGCAGGATCTGTGTTTTTTAACTCAGGAATTTGTACACTCCTGCAGAGTTATTTTGGAACACG tttaccacTGGTCCAGGCTCCATCTTTGGACTTTCTGGTTCCTGCCTTAGTCCTGCTTTCTGCACAGACAG GGACTCCAGCAGTCTGCAGAGGGCAGTGTGAGAAATCAAATGAAATTGAGGGCCCAACACACCCAGTTAGAGAG ttcCAGGGCATGGCTGTGGTAGCAGGGCTGGTACAGCTGTTGGTGGGTTGGTCTGGTGTGGGTGGAGCTTTGCTAGGCTGCTGTGGTCCACTGGTGCTGACCCCTGTGCTCTGCATGCTGGGCTTCTCCGTCTACAGAGAGGCGGCTCTGCTGTGTTCGGACCACTGGGGCCTTGCTCTGCT GACTGTGGTTCTACTGGTGTTTCTGTCTCAGCACCTGCGCTTCTGCTTTCTCCCTGCCTGCCTGAAATTCCCACAGTGTCCCATCTTCAGCATGCTCTCA GTGCTGCTGTCTGTGCTGTTGGTGTGGGCTGTGTTTCTTGCTCTTTTCTACTACGGCCACATCAGTCCTCACTCAGTGCCTGAACTGCTTTTAGAGAATACTAGGTTTAATGCAAGCCAAACCGAGAAAAGGGGTATTCTGAACTCGTCTAGACTGCTCTTTACAGATTCCACCACACCATGGCTCATTCTGCCTGTACCAG GAGATCTAGGGCTCCCCCTGCTGTCTGGCCGAAGCATTGCAGCAGGAGTCGCCGCAGGCTTGTCCTCCTCCATCAGTTCACAGGCAGTGTATGTGCTCGCCGCCCGGCTCCTGAAAGCTCCCACACCTCCAGCACAGGCCTGTAACAGAGGGCTAAGCGTGGAGGGGCTGGGAAGTGTCCTAGCTGGCCTGATGGGAGCGCCAGTGGGGCTTTGCAGCAGTGTGGCAAATGCCTGCACACTTGGGCTCAGCCAG tgtgGGTCTCGGGGCAGTGTGCAGCTTGCCGGAGTGATGCTGTTGGTTCTGGGTGTGTTTCTGCGACTGACTCAGCTGCTTACCTCAATTCCTCTGGCTATTCACG GTGCTGTACTGAGTGTGACCTACACTGTGGCTGCGGGGACAGGAATAACATACCTCCAGTACACAGACGTGGACTCAGGACGCAACCTTTTCAACACAGGCTTCACTGTGTTCATGTCTCTAGTGCTGCTCCACTGGTTCAGTATCCGACCTGGCTTCATCAACACAG GTGTACCCGGTTTGGATGTATTTCTGCAGTCTTGTCTGATGCTGCCTGTGCTTGTGGTTGGCGTCCTGGCCTTCTTTCTGGAACACACAGTTTCAG GGACCCTGTCTGAGAGGGGTTTGGAGCAAGATCAGAGCACTAAGATGATTTATTCACTCGCTGATCAGCTTGAAGGAGCCAGCCAAAGCCAGGAGGCCGTGTACAGTCCACCAGAAGTTGTGAGAAGAGTGATGGGCTTGTCTGCACTCCGAATCGTACCTTTCTGTGCCTGCAGGAGCTCAGACGTGCAGAAAACCAGGGTAACATCTCCAGAGACGTCCACCTTATTGCCCCAGTAA
- the LOC103039763 gene encoding myc box-dependent-interacting protein 1 isoform X5 yields MAELPMGKGVSAGKIASNVQKKLTRAQEKVMQKLGKADETKDLAFEEGVINFNKQLVEGTKLQKDLRAYLAAVKAMHESSKRLQECLGDMYEPEWYGKDEMDSVIEDSDLLWTDFHQKLVDHALISMDTYLGQFPDIRARIAKRDRKLVDFDSARHTFAAVNKGKKKEGGIKITKPTSLLERATPGWAQGILSAHNVAQTNLSRCQAEEELERAQKVFEDINVDLQEELPSLWNSRVGFYVNTFQSVSGLEEKFHREIGKLSQNMNDILVTLENQDMSRKAGNRGGTTSTAQRRPQDANHTLSPGGPPAIPKSPSKLRPAVPPPPKVTPSKDLKQENIINLFDEAATPGISVTSPTEYNEPATSNLLDMDLDSFHAATTPVANNPPAAESAAVTAEPPATAAEATNGSTEVEMPPGFLYKVQTMHDYAANDTDELEMKAGDTVLVVTFDNADEQDEGWLMGVREVDWIEKKDLSKKGVFPENFTQKM; encoded by the exons ATGGCCGAGCTGCCGATGGGGAAGGGGGTATCTGCGGGGAAGATAGCGAGCAATGTGCAGAAGAAATTAACCCGGGCTCAGGAGAAG gtTATGCAGAAGCTTGGAAAAGCAGATGAAACGAAGGATCTTGCATTTGAAGAAGGAGTCATTAACTTCAACAAACAACTG GTTGAGGGCACCAAACTGCAGAAAGACCTGCGAGCCTATTTGGCTGCTGTAAAAG caatgcatgagtcctCCAAGCGCCTCCAGGAGTGCCTGGGGGACATGTATGAGCCGGAGTGGTATGGCAAAGATGAAATGGATTCTGTTATTGAG GACTCAGATCTTCTATGGACAGACTTTCACCAAAAACTGGTGGATCATGCCTTGATCTCCATGGACACTTACTTGGGCCAGTTTCCAGATATTAGG GCCCGTATAGCGAAGCGAGACAGGAAACTGGTGGACTTCGACAGTGCTCGCCACACCTTTGCTGCTGTAAACAAGGGCAAGAAGAAGGAGGGCGGCATCAAGATTACTAAG cCAACGTCTTTACTGGAGAGGGCCACTCCAGGATGGGCACAGGGGATCCTTTCTGCTCATAATGTTGCTCAGACCAACCTGTCCAGGTGTCag GCAGAGGAGGAGTTAGAGAGAGCACAGAAGGTGTTTGAAGATATTAATGTTGATCTTCAGGAGGAGTTACCATCCCTCTGGAACAG TCGTGTTGGCTTCTATGTCAACACTTTCCAGAGTGTGTCtggcctggaagagaagtttcacaGGGAAATAGGAAAG CTGAGCCAAAATATGAATGATATATTGGTGACACTGGAGAATCAAGACATGTCCAG AAAAGCAGGTAACCGAGGGGGGACAACGTCAACAGCGCAAAGGAG ACCACAAGATGCCAATCACACGCTGAGCCCAGGAGGACCACCAGCCATTCCAAAATCTCCATCTAAG CTGAGACCTGCTGTTCCTCCACCTCCGAAAGTCACTCCATCCAAGGATCTGAAGCAGGAGAACATCATTAACCTATTTGATGAGGCTGCTACTCCAGGCATCAGTGTTACGTCCCCAACAGAA TATAATGAACCAGCCACTAGTAATCTTCTGGATATGGACCTggattcatttcatgctgctaccACGCCAGTGGCAAACAATCCGCcg GCAGCAGAAAGTGCAGCAGTCACAGCAGAGCCACCTGCA ACAGCAGCAGAAGCGACAAATGGAAGCACAGAAGTGGAGATGCCGCCAGGCTTCCTGTACAAA GTCCAAACAATGCACGACTATGCTGCTAACGACACAGATGAGTTAGAGATGAAGGCGGGAGACACTGTGCTTGTGGTGACTTTTGATAACGCAGATGAGCAG GATGAAGGCTGGTTGATGGGGGTGAGAGAGGTGGACTGGATTGAGAAGAAAGATCTCAGCAAAAAAGGCGTGTTCCCCGAAAACTTCACACAGAAAATGTGA
- the LOC103039763 gene encoding myc box-dependent-interacting protein 1 isoform X1, translated as MAELPMGKGVSAGKIASNVQKKLTRAQEKVMQKLGKADETKDLAFEEGVINFNKQLVEGTKLQKDLRAYLAAVKAMHESSKRLQECLGDMYEPEWYGKDEMDSVIEDSDLLWTDFHQKLVDHALISMDTYLGQFPDIRARIAKRDRKLVDFDSARHTFAAVNKGKKKEGGIKITKPTSLLERATPGWAQGILSAHNVAQTNLSRCQAEEELERAQKVFEDINVDLQEELPSLWNSRVGFYVNTFQSVSGLEEKFHREIGKLSQNMNDILVTLENQDMSRKAGNRGGTTSTAQRRPQDANHTLSPGGPPAIPKSPSKLRPAVPPPPKVTPSKDLKQENIINLFDEAATPGISVTSPTEYNEPATSNLLDMDLDSFHAATTPVANNPPNWDSWEQQAEGQAEAAQTWDDDGSQPKRTDLGDAASQPSWDDDGSQPVRAAPAYSSWDDDGSKPVRAADAEPTWDDDGSQPVRAPAAERTWDDDGSQPVRAPAAEPTWDDDGSQPVRAPAAEPTWDDDGSQPVRDQGLDSKGAQAAESAAVTAEPPATAAEATNGSTEVEMPPGFLYKVQTMHDYAANDTDELEMKAGDTVLVVTFDNADEQDEGWLMGVREVDWIEKKDLSKKGVFPENFTQKM; from the exons ATGGCCGAGCTGCCGATGGGGAAGGGGGTATCTGCGGGGAAGATAGCGAGCAATGTGCAGAAGAAATTAACCCGGGCTCAGGAGAAG gtTATGCAGAAGCTTGGAAAAGCAGATGAAACGAAGGATCTTGCATTTGAAGAAGGAGTCATTAACTTCAACAAACAACTG GTTGAGGGCACCAAACTGCAGAAAGACCTGCGAGCCTATTTGGCTGCTGTAAAAG caatgcatgagtcctCCAAGCGCCTCCAGGAGTGCCTGGGGGACATGTATGAGCCGGAGTGGTATGGCAAAGATGAAATGGATTCTGTTATTGAG GACTCAGATCTTCTATGGACAGACTTTCACCAAAAACTGGTGGATCATGCCTTGATCTCCATGGACACTTACTTGGGCCAGTTTCCAGATATTAGG GCCCGTATAGCGAAGCGAGACAGGAAACTGGTGGACTTCGACAGTGCTCGCCACACCTTTGCTGCTGTAAACAAGGGCAAGAAGAAGGAGGGCGGCATCAAGATTACTAAG cCAACGTCTTTACTGGAGAGGGCCACTCCAGGATGGGCACAGGGGATCCTTTCTGCTCATAATGTTGCTCAGACCAACCTGTCCAGGTGTCag GCAGAGGAGGAGTTAGAGAGAGCACAGAAGGTGTTTGAAGATATTAATGTTGATCTTCAGGAGGAGTTACCATCCCTCTGGAACAG TCGTGTTGGCTTCTATGTCAACACTTTCCAGAGTGTGTCtggcctggaagagaagtttcacaGGGAAATAGGAAAG CTGAGCCAAAATATGAATGATATATTGGTGACACTGGAGAATCAAGACATGTCCAG AAAAGCAGGTAACCGAGGGGGGACAACGTCAACAGCGCAAAGGAG ACCACAAGATGCCAATCACACGCTGAGCCCAGGAGGACCACCAGCCATTCCAAAATCTCCATCTAAG CTGAGACCTGCTGTTCCTCCACCTCCGAAAGTCACTCCATCCAAGGATCTGAAGCAGGAGAACATCATTAACCTATTTGATGAGGCTGCTACTCCAGGCATCAGTGTTACGTCCCCAACAGAA TATAATGAACCAGCCACTAGTAATCTTCTGGATATGGACCTggattcatttcatgctgctaccACGCCAGTGGCAAACAATCCGCcg AACTGGGATTCTTGGGAG CAGCAAGCAGAGGGCCAAGCTGAAGCAGCTCAGACATGGGACGATGATGGTAGCCAGCCTAAGCGCACTGATTTGGGTGATGCCGCTAGCCAGCCTTCTTGGGATGATGATGGTAGTCAACCAGTGCGTGCTGCACCTGCCTATTCTTCCTGGGATGATGATGGCAGCAAGCCAGTGCGTGCTGCTGATGCGGAGCCGACTTGGGACGATGACGGGTCCCAGCCAGTGCGTGCTCCTGCTGCAGAGCGGACTTGGGACGATGACGGGTCCCAGCCAGTGCGTGCTCCTGCTGCGGAGCCGACTTGGGACGATGACGGGTCCCAGCCAGTGCGTGCTCCTGCTGCAGAGCCGACTTGGGACGATGACGGGTCCCAGCCAGTGCGCGATCAGGGTTTGGACAGTAAAGGGGCTCAG GCAGCAGAAAGTGCAGCAGTCACAGCAGAGCCACCTGCA ACAGCAGCAGAAGCGACAAATGGAAGCACAGAAGTGGAGATGCCGCCAGGCTTCCTGTACAAA GTCCAAACAATGCACGACTATGCTGCTAACGACACAGATGAGTTAGAGATGAAGGCGGGAGACACTGTGCTTGTGGTGACTTTTGATAACGCAGATGAGCAG GATGAAGGCTGGTTGATGGGGGTGAGAGAGGTGGACTGGATTGAGAAGAAAGATCTCAGCAAAAAAGGCGTGTTCCCCGAAAACTTCACACAGAAAATGTGA
- the LOC103039763 gene encoding myc box-dependent-interacting protein 1 isoform X4 codes for MAELPMGKGVSAGKIASNVQKKLTRAQEKVMQKLGKADETKDLAFEEGVINFNKQLVEGTKLQKDLRAYLAAVKAMHESSKRLQECLGDMYEPEWYGKDEMDSVIEDSDLLWTDFHQKLVDHALISMDTYLGQFPDIRARIAKRDRKLVDFDSARHTFAAVNKGKKKEGGIKITKPTSLLERATPGWAQGILSAHNVAQTNLSRCQAEEELERAQKVFEDINVDLQEELPSLWNSRVGFYVNTFQSVSGLEEKFHREIGKLSQNMNDILVTLENQDMSRKAGNRGGTTSTAQRRPQDANHTLSPGGPPAIPKSPSKLRPAVPPPPKVTPSKDLKQENIINLFDEAATPGISVTSPTEYNEPATSNLLDMDLDSFHAATTPVANNPPNWDSWEAAESAAVTAEPPATAAEATNGSTEVEMPPGFLYKVQTMHDYAANDTDELEMKAGDTVLVVTFDNADEQDEGWLMGVREVDWIEKKDLSKKGVFPENFTQKM; via the exons ATGGCCGAGCTGCCGATGGGGAAGGGGGTATCTGCGGGGAAGATAGCGAGCAATGTGCAGAAGAAATTAACCCGGGCTCAGGAGAAG gtTATGCAGAAGCTTGGAAAAGCAGATGAAACGAAGGATCTTGCATTTGAAGAAGGAGTCATTAACTTCAACAAACAACTG GTTGAGGGCACCAAACTGCAGAAAGACCTGCGAGCCTATTTGGCTGCTGTAAAAG caatgcatgagtcctCCAAGCGCCTCCAGGAGTGCCTGGGGGACATGTATGAGCCGGAGTGGTATGGCAAAGATGAAATGGATTCTGTTATTGAG GACTCAGATCTTCTATGGACAGACTTTCACCAAAAACTGGTGGATCATGCCTTGATCTCCATGGACACTTACTTGGGCCAGTTTCCAGATATTAGG GCCCGTATAGCGAAGCGAGACAGGAAACTGGTGGACTTCGACAGTGCTCGCCACACCTTTGCTGCTGTAAACAAGGGCAAGAAGAAGGAGGGCGGCATCAAGATTACTAAG cCAACGTCTTTACTGGAGAGGGCCACTCCAGGATGGGCACAGGGGATCCTTTCTGCTCATAATGTTGCTCAGACCAACCTGTCCAGGTGTCag GCAGAGGAGGAGTTAGAGAGAGCACAGAAGGTGTTTGAAGATATTAATGTTGATCTTCAGGAGGAGTTACCATCCCTCTGGAACAG TCGTGTTGGCTTCTATGTCAACACTTTCCAGAGTGTGTCtggcctggaagagaagtttcacaGGGAAATAGGAAAG CTGAGCCAAAATATGAATGATATATTGGTGACACTGGAGAATCAAGACATGTCCAG AAAAGCAGGTAACCGAGGGGGGACAACGTCAACAGCGCAAAGGAG ACCACAAGATGCCAATCACACGCTGAGCCCAGGAGGACCACCAGCCATTCCAAAATCTCCATCTAAG CTGAGACCTGCTGTTCCTCCACCTCCGAAAGTCACTCCATCCAAGGATCTGAAGCAGGAGAACATCATTAACCTATTTGATGAGGCTGCTACTCCAGGCATCAGTGTTACGTCCCCAACAGAA TATAATGAACCAGCCACTAGTAATCTTCTGGATATGGACCTggattcatttcatgctgctaccACGCCAGTGGCAAACAATCCGCcg AACTGGGATTCTTGGGAG GCAGCAGAAAGTGCAGCAGTCACAGCAGAGCCACCTGCA ACAGCAGCAGAAGCGACAAATGGAAGCACAGAAGTGGAGATGCCGCCAGGCTTCCTGTACAAA GTCCAAACAATGCACGACTATGCTGCTAACGACACAGATGAGTTAGAGATGAAGGCGGGAGACACTGTGCTTGTGGTGACTTTTGATAACGCAGATGAGCAG GATGAAGGCTGGTTGATGGGGGTGAGAGAGGTGGACTGGATTGAGAAGAAAGATCTCAGCAAAAAAGGCGTGTTCCCCGAAAACTTCACACAGAAAATGTGA
- the LOC103039763 gene encoding myc box-dependent-interacting protein 1 isoform X2, whose product MAELPMGKGVSAGKIASNVQKKLTRAQEKVMQKLGKADETKDLAFEEGVINFNKQLVEGTKLQKDLRAYLAAVKAMHESSKRLQECLGDMYEPEWYGKDEMDSVIEDSDLLWTDFHQKLVDHALISMDTYLGQFPDIRARIAKRDRKLVDFDSARHTFAAVNKGKKKEGGIKITKPTSLLERATPGWAQGILSAHNVAQTNLSRCQAEEELERAQKVFEDINVDLQEELPSLWNSRVGFYVNTFQSVSGLEEKFHREIGKLSQNMNDILVTLENQDMSRKAGNRGGTTSTAQRRPQDANHTLSPGGPPAIPKSPSKLRPAVPPPPKVTPSKDLKQENIINLFDEAATPGISVTSPTEYNEPATSNLLDMDLDSFHAATTPVANNPPNWDSWEQAEGQAEAAQTWDDDGSQPKRTDLGDAASQPSWDDDGSQPVRAAPAYSSWDDDGSKPVRAADAEPTWDDDGSQPVRAPAAERTWDDDGSQPVRAPAAEPTWDDDGSQPVRAPAAEPTWDDDGSQPVRDQGLDSKGAQAAESAAVTAEPPATAAEATNGSTEVEMPPGFLYKVQTMHDYAANDTDELEMKAGDTVLVVTFDNADEQDEGWLMGVREVDWIEKKDLSKKGVFPENFTQKM is encoded by the exons ATGGCCGAGCTGCCGATGGGGAAGGGGGTATCTGCGGGGAAGATAGCGAGCAATGTGCAGAAGAAATTAACCCGGGCTCAGGAGAAG gtTATGCAGAAGCTTGGAAAAGCAGATGAAACGAAGGATCTTGCATTTGAAGAAGGAGTCATTAACTTCAACAAACAACTG GTTGAGGGCACCAAACTGCAGAAAGACCTGCGAGCCTATTTGGCTGCTGTAAAAG caatgcatgagtcctCCAAGCGCCTCCAGGAGTGCCTGGGGGACATGTATGAGCCGGAGTGGTATGGCAAAGATGAAATGGATTCTGTTATTGAG GACTCAGATCTTCTATGGACAGACTTTCACCAAAAACTGGTGGATCATGCCTTGATCTCCATGGACACTTACTTGGGCCAGTTTCCAGATATTAGG GCCCGTATAGCGAAGCGAGACAGGAAACTGGTGGACTTCGACAGTGCTCGCCACACCTTTGCTGCTGTAAACAAGGGCAAGAAGAAGGAGGGCGGCATCAAGATTACTAAG cCAACGTCTTTACTGGAGAGGGCCACTCCAGGATGGGCACAGGGGATCCTTTCTGCTCATAATGTTGCTCAGACCAACCTGTCCAGGTGTCag GCAGAGGAGGAGTTAGAGAGAGCACAGAAGGTGTTTGAAGATATTAATGTTGATCTTCAGGAGGAGTTACCATCCCTCTGGAACAG TCGTGTTGGCTTCTATGTCAACACTTTCCAGAGTGTGTCtggcctggaagagaagtttcacaGGGAAATAGGAAAG CTGAGCCAAAATATGAATGATATATTGGTGACACTGGAGAATCAAGACATGTCCAG AAAAGCAGGTAACCGAGGGGGGACAACGTCAACAGCGCAAAGGAG ACCACAAGATGCCAATCACACGCTGAGCCCAGGAGGACCACCAGCCATTCCAAAATCTCCATCTAAG CTGAGACCTGCTGTTCCTCCACCTCCGAAAGTCACTCCATCCAAGGATCTGAAGCAGGAGAACATCATTAACCTATTTGATGAGGCTGCTACTCCAGGCATCAGTGTTACGTCCCCAACAGAA TATAATGAACCAGCCACTAGTAATCTTCTGGATATGGACCTggattcatttcatgctgctaccACGCCAGTGGCAAACAATCCGCcg AACTGGGATTCTTGGGAG CAAGCAGAGGGCCAAGCTGAAGCAGCTCAGACATGGGACGATGATGGTAGCCAGCCTAAGCGCACTGATTTGGGTGATGCCGCTAGCCAGCCTTCTTGGGATGATGATGGTAGTCAACCAGTGCGTGCTGCACCTGCCTATTCTTCCTGGGATGATGATGGCAGCAAGCCAGTGCGTGCTGCTGATGCGGAGCCGACTTGGGACGATGACGGGTCCCAGCCAGTGCGTGCTCCTGCTGCAGAGCGGACTTGGGACGATGACGGGTCCCAGCCAGTGCGTGCTCCTGCTGCGGAGCCGACTTGGGACGATGACGGGTCCCAGCCAGTGCGTGCTCCTGCTGCAGAGCCGACTTGGGACGATGACGGGTCCCAGCCAGTGCGCGATCAGGGTTTGGACAGTAAAGGGGCTCAG GCAGCAGAAAGTGCAGCAGTCACAGCAGAGCCACCTGCA ACAGCAGCAGAAGCGACAAATGGAAGCACAGAAGTGGAGATGCCGCCAGGCTTCCTGTACAAA GTCCAAACAATGCACGACTATGCTGCTAACGACACAGATGAGTTAGAGATGAAGGCGGGAGACACTGTGCTTGTGGTGACTTTTGATAACGCAGATGAGCAG GATGAAGGCTGGTTGATGGGGGTGAGAGAGGTGGACTGGATTGAGAAGAAAGATCTCAGCAAAAAAGGCGTGTTCCCCGAAAACTTCACACAGAAAATGTGA
- the LOC103039763 gene encoding myc box-dependent-interacting protein 1 isoform X3: MAELPMGKGVSAGKIASNVQKKLTRAQEKVMQKLGKADETKDLAFEEGVINFNKQLVEGTKLQKDLRAYLAAVKAMHESSKRLQECLGDMYEPEWYGKDEMDSVIEDSDLLWTDFHQKLVDHALISMDTYLGQFPDIRARIAKRDRKLVDFDSARHTFAAVNKGKKKEGGIKITKPTSLLERATPGWAQGILSAHNVAQTNLSRCQAEEELERAQKVFEDINVDLQEELPSLWNSRVGFYVNTFQSVSGLEEKFHREIGKLSQNMNDILVTLENQDMSRPQDANHTLSPGGPPAIPKSPSKLRPAVPPPPKVTPSKDLKQENIINLFDEAATPGISVTSPTEYNEPATSNLLDMDLDSFHAATTPVANNPPNWDSWEQQAEGQAEAAQTWDDDGSQPKRTDLGDAASQPSWDDDGSQPVRAAPAYSSWDDDGSKPVRAADAEPTWDDDGSQPVRAPAAERTWDDDGSQPVRAPAAEPTWDDDGSQPVRAPAAEPTWDDDGSQPVRDQGLDSKGAQAAESAAVTAEPPATAAEATNGSTEVEMPPGFLYKVQTMHDYAANDTDELEMKAGDTVLVVTFDNADEQDEGWLMGVREVDWIEKKDLSKKGVFPENFTQKM, translated from the exons ATGGCCGAGCTGCCGATGGGGAAGGGGGTATCTGCGGGGAAGATAGCGAGCAATGTGCAGAAGAAATTAACCCGGGCTCAGGAGAAG gtTATGCAGAAGCTTGGAAAAGCAGATGAAACGAAGGATCTTGCATTTGAAGAAGGAGTCATTAACTTCAACAAACAACTG GTTGAGGGCACCAAACTGCAGAAAGACCTGCGAGCCTATTTGGCTGCTGTAAAAG caatgcatgagtcctCCAAGCGCCTCCAGGAGTGCCTGGGGGACATGTATGAGCCGGAGTGGTATGGCAAAGATGAAATGGATTCTGTTATTGAG GACTCAGATCTTCTATGGACAGACTTTCACCAAAAACTGGTGGATCATGCCTTGATCTCCATGGACACTTACTTGGGCCAGTTTCCAGATATTAGG GCCCGTATAGCGAAGCGAGACAGGAAACTGGTGGACTTCGACAGTGCTCGCCACACCTTTGCTGCTGTAAACAAGGGCAAGAAGAAGGAGGGCGGCATCAAGATTACTAAG cCAACGTCTTTACTGGAGAGGGCCACTCCAGGATGGGCACAGGGGATCCTTTCTGCTCATAATGTTGCTCAGACCAACCTGTCCAGGTGTCag GCAGAGGAGGAGTTAGAGAGAGCACAGAAGGTGTTTGAAGATATTAATGTTGATCTTCAGGAGGAGTTACCATCCCTCTGGAACAG TCGTGTTGGCTTCTATGTCAACACTTTCCAGAGTGTGTCtggcctggaagagaagtttcacaGGGAAATAGGAAAG CTGAGCCAAAATATGAATGATATATTGGTGACACTGGAGAATCAAGACATGTCCAG ACCACAAGATGCCAATCACACGCTGAGCCCAGGAGGACCACCAGCCATTCCAAAATCTCCATCTAAG CTGAGACCTGCTGTTCCTCCACCTCCGAAAGTCACTCCATCCAAGGATCTGAAGCAGGAGAACATCATTAACCTATTTGATGAGGCTGCTACTCCAGGCATCAGTGTTACGTCCCCAACAGAA TATAATGAACCAGCCACTAGTAATCTTCTGGATATGGACCTggattcatttcatgctgctaccACGCCAGTGGCAAACAATCCGCcg AACTGGGATTCTTGGGAG CAGCAAGCAGAGGGCCAAGCTGAAGCAGCTCAGACATGGGACGATGATGGTAGCCAGCCTAAGCGCACTGATTTGGGTGATGCCGCTAGCCAGCCTTCTTGGGATGATGATGGTAGTCAACCAGTGCGTGCTGCACCTGCCTATTCTTCCTGGGATGATGATGGCAGCAAGCCAGTGCGTGCTGCTGATGCGGAGCCGACTTGGGACGATGACGGGTCCCAGCCAGTGCGTGCTCCTGCTGCAGAGCGGACTTGGGACGATGACGGGTCCCAGCCAGTGCGTGCTCCTGCTGCGGAGCCGACTTGGGACGATGACGGGTCCCAGCCAGTGCGTGCTCCTGCTGCAGAGCCGACTTGGGACGATGACGGGTCCCAGCCAGTGCGCGATCAGGGTTTGGACAGTAAAGGGGCTCAG GCAGCAGAAAGTGCAGCAGTCACAGCAGAGCCACCTGCA ACAGCAGCAGAAGCGACAAATGGAAGCACAGAAGTGGAGATGCCGCCAGGCTTCCTGTACAAA GTCCAAACAATGCACGACTATGCTGCTAACGACACAGATGAGTTAGAGATGAAGGCGGGAGACACTGTGCTTGTGGTGACTTTTGATAACGCAGATGAGCAG GATGAAGGCTGGTTGATGGGGGTGAGAGAGGTGGACTGGATTGAGAAGAAAGATCTCAGCAAAAAAGGCGTGTTCCCCGAAAACTTCACACAGAAAATGTGA